The following proteins are encoded in a genomic region of Apis mellifera strain DH4 linkage group LG14, Amel_HAv3.1, whole genome shotgun sequence:
- the LOC410526 gene encoding transmembrane protease serine 11D isoform X1, which yields MMDAARSCQWILIGILLVISSNRATGRAGSISGSSLGKSKTIFNPGYTEGRSNEGNRTELTLNSPRRRRYVRFPTGPAGYLFEGGGPPVGRNIGLHPGVRFPSWRQHKSVWRSPISDYNRPVMGHRTPRLIFRDNDFPPPVGGSAPSSFFQQSNHLPDFEDDARDHRKQTLDDYPRLESEPRQQKRPLWKGDDTLCGDGRSCEFFLMCWMSAGLLDGSCGGIMFACCQRREPKGSSSDYNLIEAPRDQSQPLSLDTYTETVNDDRCGIPASKQTAQRRIVGGDDAGFGSFPWQAYIRIGSSRCGGTLVNRFHVVTAGHCVAKASARQVQVTLGDYVVNSASETLPAYTFGVREIRVHPYFKFTPQADRFDVAVLRLDRPVHYMPHIAPICLPEKNEDFLGQYGWAAGWGALQAGSRLRPKTLQAVDVPVIDNRICERWHRSNGINVVIYDEMMCAGYRGGGKDSCQGDSGGPLMLEKTGRWYLIGIVSAGYSCAQPGQPGIYHRVAKTVDWITYVINS from the exons ATGATGGATGCAGCCAGATCGTGCCAATGGATACTAATAGGAATACTCCTCGTCATCTCGTCGAATCGCGCCACCGGTCGTGCCGGATCGATATCGGGATCGAGCCTTGGCAAGTCGAAGACGATCTTCAATCCCGGCTACACGGAGGGACGTAGCAACGAGGGGAATCGAACCGAGTTAACCCTCAATTCGCCTCGCAGACGCCGATACGTCCGGTTTCCAACCGGCCCCGCCGGTTATCTGTTCGAGGGTGGCGGTCCCCCCGTAGGGAGGAACATCGGTCTGCACCCTGGAGTACGTTTCCCGTCGTGGAGGCAGCACAAATCGGTCTGGAGGAGTCCCATCTCGGATTACAACAGGCCTGTGATGGGCCATCGAACGCCACGCTTGATATTCCGCGACAATGACTTTCCACCCCCGGTGGGCGGCAGCGcgccctcctccttcttccaaCAGTCCAACCACTTGCCGGATTTCGAGGATGACGCGAGAG ATCATCGAAAGCAAACGCTCGACGATTATCCTAGGTTAGAGTCAG AGCCGCGTCAACAAAAAAGACCGCTGTGGAAGGGTGACGATACGTTGTGCGGTGACGGACGAAGCTGcgaattttttctaatgtGCTGGATGTCCGCTGGCCTTTTGGACGGCAGTTGCGGCGGTATCATGTTCGCTTGTTGTCAGAGGAGAGAGCCGAAAGGCAGCTCCTCCGATTATAACCTGATTGAGGCACCTAGAGATCAGTCTCAGCCGCTTTCGTTGGATACTTACACGGAGACAGTCAACGACGATC GCTGCGGAATACCTGCCTCGAAGCAGACCGCGCAGAGAAGGATCGTGGGAGGCGACGACGCGGGGTTCGGCAGTTTTCCATGGCAG GCGTACATACGAATCGGATCGAGCCGATGCGGGGGCACCCTGGTTAATCGTTTCCACGTCGTGACAGCCGGCCACTGCGTAGCCAA GGCGTCCGCGCGTCAAGTCCAGGTGACCCTCGGCGATTACGTCGTCAACTCGGCCAGCGAGACGCTGCCCGCTTACACGTTCGGGGTCAGGGAGATACGCGTTCATCCTTACTTCAAGTTCACGCCTCAGGCCGACAG ATTCGACGTGGCCGTTCTTAGATTGGATCGACCGGTACATTACATGCCCCACATAGCGCCCATTTGTTTGCCCGAGAAGAACGAGGATTTCTTGGGCCAGTACGGTTGGGCCGCTGGATGGGGCGCTTTGCAGGCTG GATCGAGGCTACGGCCCAAGACCCTCCAAGCTGTGGACGTGCCCGTGATAGACAATCGAATATGCGAGAGGTGGCACCGATCCAATGGGATCAACGTGGTGATTTACGACGAGATGATGTGCGCTGGTTACCGCGGAGGAGGGAAGGACTCGTGCCAA GGCGACAGCGGTGGGCCATTGATGCTGGAGAAGACGGGGCGATGGTACTTGATAGGCATCGTCTCGGCCGGTTACTCGTGCGCGCAGCCCGGCCAGCCAGGGATCTATCATCGCGTTGCGAAAACGGTCGACTGGATAACGTACGTCATCAACTCGTAG
- the LOC410526 gene encoding serine protease 42 isoform X2 → MMDAARSCQWILIGILLVISSNRATGRAGSISGSSLGKSKTIFNPGYTEGRSNEGNRTELTLNSPRRRRYVRFPTGPAGYLFEGGGPPVGRNIGLHPGVRFPSWRQHKSVWRSPISDYNRPVMGHRTPRLIFRDNDFPPPVGGSAPSSFFQQSNHLPDFEDDARDHRKQTLDDYPRLESGCGIPASKQTAQRRIVGGDDAGFGSFPWQAYIRIGSSRCGGTLVNRFHVVTAGHCVAKASARQVQVTLGDYVVNSASETLPAYTFGVREIRVHPYFKFTPQADRFDVAVLRLDRPVHYMPHIAPICLPEKNEDFLGQYGWAAGWGALQAGSRLRPKTLQAVDVPVIDNRICERWHRSNGINVVIYDEMMCAGYRGGGKDSCQGDSGGPLMLEKTGRWYLIGIVSAGYSCAQPGQPGIYHRVAKTVDWITYVINS, encoded by the exons ATGATGGATGCAGCCAGATCGTGCCAATGGATACTAATAGGAATACTCCTCGTCATCTCGTCGAATCGCGCCACCGGTCGTGCCGGATCGATATCGGGATCGAGCCTTGGCAAGTCGAAGACGATCTTCAATCCCGGCTACACGGAGGGACGTAGCAACGAGGGGAATCGAACCGAGTTAACCCTCAATTCGCCTCGCAGACGCCGATACGTCCGGTTTCCAACCGGCCCCGCCGGTTATCTGTTCGAGGGTGGCGGTCCCCCCGTAGGGAGGAACATCGGTCTGCACCCTGGAGTACGTTTCCCGTCGTGGAGGCAGCACAAATCGGTCTGGAGGAGTCCCATCTCGGATTACAACAGGCCTGTGATGGGCCATCGAACGCCACGCTTGATATTCCGCGACAATGACTTTCCACCCCCGGTGGGCGGCAGCGcgccctcctccttcttccaaCAGTCCAACCACTTGCCGGATTTCGAGGATGACGCGAGAG ATCATCGAAAGCAAACGCTCGACGATTATCCTAGGTTAGAGTCAG GCTGCGGAATACCTGCCTCGAAGCAGACCGCGCAGAGAAGGATCGTGGGAGGCGACGACGCGGGGTTCGGCAGTTTTCCATGGCAG GCGTACATACGAATCGGATCGAGCCGATGCGGGGGCACCCTGGTTAATCGTTTCCACGTCGTGACAGCCGGCCACTGCGTAGCCAA GGCGTCCGCGCGTCAAGTCCAGGTGACCCTCGGCGATTACGTCGTCAACTCGGCCAGCGAGACGCTGCCCGCTTACACGTTCGGGGTCAGGGAGATACGCGTTCATCCTTACTTCAAGTTCACGCCTCAGGCCGACAG ATTCGACGTGGCCGTTCTTAGATTGGATCGACCGGTACATTACATGCCCCACATAGCGCCCATTTGTTTGCCCGAGAAGAACGAGGATTTCTTGGGCCAGTACGGTTGGGCCGCTGGATGGGGCGCTTTGCAGGCTG GATCGAGGCTACGGCCCAAGACCCTCCAAGCTGTGGACGTGCCCGTGATAGACAATCGAATATGCGAGAGGTGGCACCGATCCAATGGGATCAACGTGGTGATTTACGACGAGATGATGTGCGCTGGTTACCGCGGAGGAGGGAAGGACTCGTGCCAA GGCGACAGCGGTGGGCCATTGATGCTGGAGAAGACGGGGCGATGGTACTTGATAGGCATCGTCTCGGCCGGTTACTCGTGCGCGCAGCCCGGCCAGCCAGGGATCTATCATCGCGTTGCGAAAACGGTCGACTGGATAACGTACGTCATCAACTCGTAG